A portion of the Oscillospiraceae bacterium genome contains these proteins:
- a CDS encoding class I SAM-dependent methyltransferase — protein MNDNKKLSKDTFNLQATTYDIDKNGAHARTLYPHIIDKLSDISFDNVLDVGCGTGEILNTIKNIYPAVSLYGIDISEEMLKKSKEKLLNTAELSLGDAEHLPYEHGKFDLLMCTDSFHHYPNPQKAMEEFHRVLKTDGHILLADFWKPFPVRQLMNIFIPFSNEGDVKVYSKKEIISFLSYSGFQNIEYQKVNNSSYLVIAKKQQGKHRYINTNREIDVDYDRSNKRI, from the coding sequence ATGAACGATAATAAAAAGTTGTCAAAAGATACTTTTAATCTGCAGGCAACAACATATGATATAGATAAAAACGGAGCACACGCAAGAACACTATATCCGCACATTATAGATAAATTATCAGATATATCGTTTGATAATGTGCTTGATGTGGGCTGTGGTACAGGTGAAATCTTAAATACTATTAAAAACATATACCCTGCTGTTTCGCTATACGGAATTGATATCTCAGAAGAAATGTTAAAAAAGTCAAAAGAGAAATTGTTGAATACTGCAGAATTATCTCTTGGGGATGCCGAGCATTTACCATATGAACATGGTAAATTTGATTTGCTGATGTGTACTGATAGTTTTCATCACTATCCTAATCCGCAGAAAGCGATGGAGGAATTCCATAGAGTACTGAAAACTGACGGTCATATACTATTGGCTGATTTTTGGAAGCCTTTCCCTGTTCGCCAGTTGATGAACATTTTTATTCCATTCAGTAATGAGGGGGATGTTAAAGTTTATTCTAAAAAAGAAATTATAAGCTTTTTGTCATATAGTGGTTTTCAAAATATAGAGTATCAGAAAGTGAACAACTCGAGTTATTTAGTAATAGCAAAAAAGCAACAAGGAAAACATAGATACATTAACACCAACAGGGAAATTGATGTTGACTATGATAGGAGCAATAAACGAATTTGA
- a CDS encoding capsular polysaccharide biosynthesis protein yields the protein MIDWHSHILPGIDDGSRNTSESEELINALALQGVSTIIATPHFYANDETVEAFLERRNKAFEILKGELSEEAPEILLGAEVRYYRGISRLENLKALRIEGTKLLLLEMPMSSWSEYMIRELIELSSKSSIKIILAHVERYLHLQKQAVWERLFENGILMQVNASFFITLASRRKAIALLNEGSIHIVGSDCHNMKSRPPMIDKAFEIIKRKLGGDYIKQINEYGYSLLAIK from the coding sequence TTGATAGATTGGCATAGCCATATTTTACCGGGAATAGATGACGGAAGTCGAAACACATCAGAAAGCGAAGAGCTGATAAATGCGCTTGCGCTGCAAGGGGTATCAACTATAATAGCTACTCCTCACTTTTACGCAAACGATGAAACGGTGGAAGCATTTCTTGAAAGAAGAAACAAGGCTTTTGAAATTTTAAAGGGTGAATTATCCGAAGAAGCTCCCGAGATACTTTTAGGGGCAGAGGTAAGATATTACCGTGGAATAAGCCGCTTGGAAAATCTTAAGGCGCTCAGAATTGAAGGAACTAAGCTTCTTCTTTTAGAGATGCCGATGTCAAGTTGGTCGGAATATATGATTAGAGAGCTTATTGAGTTATCCTCAAAAAGCAGTATTAAAATTATTCTTGCCCACGTTGAAAGATATTTGCATCTTCAAAAGCAAGCCGTATGGGAAAGACTTTTTGAAAACGGTATTTTAATGCAGGTAAACGCAAGCTTTTTTATAACCCTTGCATCAAGGCGAAAAGCAATAGCACTTCTCAATGAAGGAAGCATTCACATTGTGGGCTCTGATTGTCATAATATGAAATCGAGACCGCCTATGATTGACAAAGCCTTTGAAATAATCAAAAGAAAGCTTGGCGGAGATTATATAAAGCAAATTAACGAGTATGGATATTCCCTGCTCGCTATAAAATAA
- a CDS encoding glycosyltransferase family 4 protein, producing the protein MKVLLINKFLHPNGGSETYIFKLGDYLLSQGHEVQYFGMEHEGRIVGNHVEAYTSDMDFHNGSKLSKLTYPIKTIYSSQARKKIRLVLDDFQPDVCHLNNFNYQLTPSIILEIRKWEKQTGHKCKILYTAHDYQLVCPNHMCHNPQTHENCEKCLQGSFLSCTKGKCIHNSFAKSLIGTAEATFWKALGVYKKLDTVICCSDFMKTKIDTNPVFANKSVAMHNFIDPVSKTDVNKKDYVLYFGRYSQEKGIKTLLKVAKELPEIQFVFAGGGPLENEIAEIPNIKNVGFKSGEELFSIIREACFTVYPSEWYENCPFSVMESQMYGTPVIGANIGGIPELISTSGQETGELFESGNAQELKEKIKALWEDKSRLEKYSLNCQKIQFASLSEYCTELLKLYKGKCK; encoded by the coding sequence ATGAAGGTATTGCTGATAAATAAGTTTTTGCACCCAAACGGCGGTTCTGAAACATATATATTTAAGCTTGGAGATTATTTGCTTTCTCAAGGACATGAGGTTCAATACTTTGGTATGGAACACGAGGGCAGAATAGTCGGAAACCACGTTGAAGCCTACACTTCCGATATGGATTTTCACAATGGCTCCAAGCTTTCAAAGCTTACTTATCCGATAAAAACAATATATTCATCGCAAGCACGCAAAAAAATCCGTTTAGTGCTTGATGATTTTCAACCGGACGTTTGTCATCTCAACAATTTCAATTATCAGCTTACACCCAGTATAATTCTTGAAATTCGAAAATGGGAAAAACAAACCGGGCATAAATGTAAGATTTTATATACGGCACATGATTATCAGCTTGTATGTCCCAATCATATGTGCCACAATCCACAGACCCACGAGAACTGCGAAAAATGTTTGCAGGGAAGCTTTTTAAGCTGTACCAAGGGCAAGTGTATTCATAATTCCTTTGCTAAAAGCCTGATAGGAACCGCAGAAGCGACCTTTTGGAAGGCGCTTGGAGTGTATAAAAAGCTGGATACCGTTATTTGCTGTTCTGATTTTATGAAAACTAAAATTGACACAAATCCTGTTTTTGCAAACAAAAGCGTCGCTATGCACAATTTTATTGACCCTGTCTCCAAAACTGATGTCAATAAAAAAGATTATGTTTTATATTTCGGCCGTTATTCTCAGGAAAAAGGAATTAAAACACTTCTTAAGGTTGCAAAAGAACTTCCTGAAATACAGTTTGTTTTTGCAGGCGGCGGTCCATTGGAAAATGAAATTGCCGAAATTCCCAATATAAAAAATGTCGGCTTTAAAAGCGGTGAAGAGCTATTTTCTATTATAAGAGAGGCTTGTTTTACTGTTTATCCTTCGGAATGGTATGAAAATTGCCCCTTTTCCGTTATGGAAAGTCAGATGTACGGCACTCCCGTTATCGGTGCAAACATCGGAGGAATTCCGGAACTTATATCCACATCCGGACAAGAAACGGGCGAGCTTTTTGAAAGCGGAAATGCACAGGAGCTGAAAGAGAAAATAAAAGCTCTGTGGGAAGATAAATCAAGATTGGAGAAATACTCCCTTAACTGTCAAAAGATTCAGTTTGCATCCCTGTCCGAATATTGTACTGAGCTACTTAAACTATATAAAGGAAAGTGCAAGTAA
- a CDS encoding CpsD/CapB family tyrosine-protein kinase yields the protein MLTESLTDIILKDIGKPKIKEGGIKMDLFKKRRKHRSFMSVNNDIKKTLHKNLAFTATEQYKLIRANLDFTLPEDEKCPVIGVTSSMRGEGKSTTAVNLAYVFAEKGSKVLLIDADLRIPSIAKKLEIESTPGLTDLLRGKGAQMSEFQTHLLSNWFVLPSGDIPPNPSELLGSSRMENVLNQLKEAFDYIIIDLPPVNIVSDAVSISSLISGMIVVIREEYTEKKELERCFRQLKLSNVHVLGCVMNEAKEGSGTYGRYKKYRYYKNYRYYQSESKGSKN from the coding sequence ATGTTAACGGAAAGTCTTACAGATATTATTCTCAAAGACATCGGAAAACCGAAAATTAAGGAAGGGGGCATTAAAATGGATTTATTTAAAAAAAGACGTAAACATAGAAGCTTTATGTCTGTCAACAACGACATTAAAAAGACGCTTCATAAAAATCTTGCATTTACAGCAACTGAACAGTATAAGCTAATTCGTGCAAATCTTGATTTCACGCTTCCTGAGGATGAAAAATGTCCCGTAATCGGTGTTACAAGCTCAATGAGAGGCGAAGGAAAAAGCACAACTGCAGTAAACCTTGCTTACGTATTTGCAGAAAAAGGCAGTAAAGTACTTCTGATTGACGCCGACCTTCGAATTCCTTCAATTGCAAAAAAGCTTGAAATTGAAAGCACTCCCGGACTTACGGACCTTCTGAGAGGTAAGGGCGCACAAATGTCCGAATTTCAAACACACTTGCTCAGCAACTGGTTTGTTCTTCCGTCGGGTGATATTCCTCCCAATCCTTCCGAGCTTTTGGGTTCAAGCAGAATGGAAAACGTATTAAACCAGCTAAAAGAGGCTTTTGACTATATCATTATTGACCTTCCGCCGGTCAATATCGTATCCGATGCAGTTTCTATTTCAAGTCTTATTTCCGGTATGATTGTCGTTATCCGTGAAGAATACACTGAGAAGAAGGAGCTTGAGCGTTGCTTCAGACAGTTAAAGCTTTCCAATGTGCATGTTCTTGGCTGTGTTATGAACGAAGCTAAGGAAGGCAGCGGTACTTACGGCAGATACAAGAAATACAGATATTACAAAAACTATCGCTACTATCAAAGTGAATCAAAAGGGTCTAAAAATTGA
- the lysS gene encoding lysine--tRNA ligase translates to MSEEMEVMQSTEELNEQMQIRREKLKELQEMGKNPFAEVKYPVDAYANNIKTNLSDYDGKEVCLAGRLMSKRMMGKASFADIMDNTGRIQIYVRRDNIGEEEYAQYKKLDIGDIIGIKGTVFVTHMGETSINVTEYTLLSKSLIPLPEKWHGLKDTETRYRRRYVDLIVNPEVKNTFVLRSKITNEVRNYLDNLGFLEVDTPVLHSLEIGASARPFITHHNTLDIDMYLRIETELYLKRLIVGGFDKVYEVGRIFRNEGMSVKHNPEFTSIELYQAYTDYIGMMDLIEDMFKVITKKITGKETITYQGTEINMCAPWERLTMVEAVKKYADVDYNDWADDEQARQAAKAKHVEVEATATKGDVLAAFFEEYVEEKLIQPTIIYDYPVEISPLAKRKASDPLFTERFEFFIYTREMGNAFSELNDPIDQRQRFVKQVEAKRAQGANAEVDEDFLMAMEYGLPPTGGLGFGLDRFVMLLTDSASIRDVLLFPTMKTLEK, encoded by the coding sequence ATGTCTGAAGAAATGGAAGTAATGCAAAGCACCGAAGAGCTTAACGAGCAAATGCAAATAAGAAGAGAAAAACTTAAAGAGCTTCAGGAAATGGGTAAAAACCCTTTTGCAGAGGTTAAATATCCTGTAGATGCTTATGCAAACAACATAAAAACTAATTTGAGTGATTATGACGGCAAGGAGGTTTGTCTTGCCGGCAGACTTATGAGCAAGCGTATGATGGGTAAGGCTTCCTTTGCCGATATTATGGATAATACCGGCAGAATACAGATATATGTCCGCCGTGACAATATCGGTGAAGAAGAATACGCACAGTACAAAAAGCTCGACATAGGCGATATTATCGGAATAAAGGGTACTGTTTTTGTAACTCATATGGGAGAAACCTCTATAAACGTTACAGAATATACTCTTTTATCAAAATCTCTTATTCCACTGCCTGAAAAATGGCACGGCCTTAAGGATACAGAAACTCGCTACCGTCGCAGATATGTTGACCTTATTGTTAATCCCGAGGTTAAAAACACCTTTGTTTTGCGCAGTAAAATTACAAATGAGGTAAGAAATTATCTTGATAATTTAGGCTTCCTTGAGGTTGACACTCCTGTTTTACACAGCCTTGAAATAGGAGCTTCCGCCCGTCCCTTTATCACACATCACAACACTCTTGATATAGATATGTATCTGAGAATTGAAACAGAGCTTTATCTTAAGAGACTTATCGTAGGCGGCTTTGATAAGGTTTACGAGGTTGGCAGAATTTTTAGAAACGAGGGTATGTCAGTTAAGCATAACCCCGAATTTACTTCAATAGAGCTTTATCAGGCATATACCGACTATATCGGTATGATGGACCTTATTGAAGACATGTTTAAGGTTATCACAAAGAAAATAACAGGAAAAGAAACTATTACTTATCAGGGCACAGAAATCAATATGTGTGCTCCCTGGGAACGTCTTACTATGGTTGAAGCCGTTAAAAAGTATGCTGATGTTGATTACAACGACTGGGCAGATGACGAGCAGGCAAGACAGGCTGCTAAGGCAAAACACGTAGAGGTTGAAGCAACCGCAACAAAGGGCGACGTATTGGCAGCTTTCTTTGAGGAGTATGTTGAAGAAAAGCTTATTCAGCCCACAATAATTTACGATTATCCCGTTGAAATTTCACCTCTTGCAAAGAGAAAGGCAAGCGACCCTCTCTTTACAGAGCGTTTTGAATTTTTCATTTATACAAGAGAAATGGGAAATGCCTTCTCCGAGCTTAACGACCCCATTGACCAGCGTCAAAGATTTGTTAAGCAGGTTGAAGCAAAAAGAGCGCAGGGCGCTAACGCTGAGGTTGATGAAGACTTCCTAATGGCTATGGAATACGGTCTTCCCCCAACAGGCGGCTTAGGCTTCGGTCTTGACAGATTTGTTATGCTCCTCACCGACAGCGCTTCAATCAGAGACGTTTTACTCTTCCCCACAATGAAAACATTGGAGAAGTAA
- the greA gene encoding transcription elongation factor GreA has product MSQSKISASTKKKLEEELEYLISVGREEIAQKIKEARSFGDLSENSEYDEAKNEQAKLEAKISKLEDMINNSIVIADDELSSEEVGLGCIVKLKDLNKNVELQYSIVSSFEANPSEGKISDQSPLGKLMLGKKVGAVVELAAVNRKFEILEISLQ; this is encoded by the coding sequence ATGAGTCAAAGCAAAATTTCGGCAAGCACAAAGAAAAAGCTTGAAGAAGAGCTTGAATATCTTATTTCCGTAGGGCGTGAAGAAATAGCGCAAAAAATTAAAGAAGCCCGTTCTTTTGGAGATCTTTCGGAAAACAGCGAATATGATGAAGCTAAAAACGAGCAGGCTAAGCTTGAAGCTAAAATCAGCAAATTGGAAGATATGATTAACAATTCAATCGTTATTGCTGATGATGAGCTTTCAAGTGAAGAGGTAGGCTTAGGCTGTATTGTAAAGCTTAAGGATTTAAACAAGAATGTTGAACTGCAATATAGTATAGTAAGCTCTTTTGAGGCTAATCCCAGCGAAGGTAAAATATCTGACCAAAGTCCTTTAGGAAAGCTTATGTTAGGTAAAAAAGTTGGCGCCGTTGTAGAGCTTGCGGCAGTTAACAGAAAATTTGAAATTCTTGAAATAAGCTTACAGTAA
- a CDS encoding sugar transferase has product MNVKEENLIAVPSLEENPKLHIEKKPIYSFLKRTFDIIFSLFGLLLLIVPLLIVALIVVIDSPGASPIYAQERIGKNGRKFKFYKFRSMVPNADKMLEQLLDKNEMEGPVFKIKDDPRITRFGHFIRITSIDELPQLWNVFKGDMSLVGPRPPLPREVKQYTEHQFQRLSVIPGITGYWQIQPKRNSLSFDEWLALDLKYISERSLWTDLKILFGTVRAVLGLEGE; this is encoded by the coding sequence ATGAATGTAAAAGAAGAAAATTTAATAGCGGTTCCCTCTTTAGAGGAAAACCCGAAGCTACATATAGAGAAAAAACCGATATATTCTTTTTTGAAAAGGACCTTTGATATTATCTTTTCTTTGTTTGGACTTCTTTTGCTTATAGTACCGCTTTTGATTGTGGCATTGATTGTAGTTATTGACAGTCCAGGCGCATCTCCGATTTATGCTCAGGAGAGAATCGGAAAGAACGGCCGCAAATTTAAGTTTTATAAATTTCGTTCTATGGTTCCCAATGCAGACAAGATGTTAGAACAGCTTCTTGATAAAAACGAGATGGAAGGTCCTGTTTTTAAAATAAAGGATGACCCGAGAATTACACGCTTCGGTCATTTTATACGTATTACAAGTATAGATGAGCTTCCTCAGCTTTGGAACGTGTTTAAAGGAGATATGAGCCTTGTGGGACCCCGTCCCCCGCTTCCTCGAGAGGTTAAGCAATACACAGAGCATCAGTTCCAAAGATTATCCGTTATCCCCGGTATTACAGGCTATTGGCAAATTCAGCCTAAAAGAAACAGCCTTTCCTTTGATGAATGGCTGGCATTAGATTTGAAATACATATCCGAAAGAAGCCTTTGGACAGACTTAAAGATACTTTTTGGAACTGTTAGGGCTGTACTCGGATTGGAGGGAGAATAG
- a CDS encoding EamA family transporter, producing MKIKSVICIVASALLWGTMGIFVNTLSQFGLSNFDIVFYRVFFTSLILLVYMLIKDKAMLKIRFKDIWIFIGMGVFSFFFFNLCYFYTIKNISMSVAAALLYTAPVFVMIFSALIFKEKLSLFKIISIAVTVCGCFAVTGIFSQNHSVIWYNIVVGILSGLGYGLYSIFGRFGVKKYGTVTVTFYTFLCALLACIPFIRFNNIISQMSDIKLLSICVAAGVLTCALPYILYTYGLRSIPSGQASVIATVEPAFACVLGVLFFNDKLDFFICLGIVLILSAVIICSLDKD from the coding sequence TTGAAAATCAAATCTGTAATTTGTATTGTTGCTTCGGCGCTGTTATGGGGTACTATGGGCATTTTTGTAAATACGCTCTCTCAGTTCGGGCTTTCCAATTTTGACATAGTTTTTTACAGGGTGTTTTTTACCTCTTTAATTTTGCTTGTTTATATGCTTATTAAGGACAAAGCTATGCTGAAAATCCGCTTTAAAGACATATGGATTTTTATAGGTATGGGTGTTTTCAGCTTCTTTTTCTTTAATTTATGCTATTTTTATACGATAAAAAATATTTCTATGTCTGTAGCCGCTGCTCTTCTTTATACTGCCCCCGTTTTTGTTATGATTTTTTCAGCTCTTATTTTCAAAGAAAAGCTGTCATTATTTAAAATAATTTCTATAGCTGTCACGGTGTGCGGCTGCTTTGCTGTAACGGGAATTTTTTCTCAAAATCACAGCGTAATATGGTACAATATCGTAGTAGGTATTCTCTCAGGCTTAGGCTATGGACTTTACAGTATTTTCGGACGTTTCGGAGTTAAAAAATACGGCACTGTCACAGTAACCTTTTACACTTTTTTATGCGCTCTTTTAGCCTGTATCCCCTTTATTCGCTTTAATAATATTATTTCTCAGATGTCAGATATAAAGCTTTTGTCAATATGTGTTGCTGCAGGAGTTTTAACCTGTGCCCTTCCTTATATTCTTTATACATACGGACTCAGAAGCATACCCTCGGGACAAGCTTCTGTTATTGCCACTGTCGAGCCTGCCTTTGCCTGTGTATTAGGTGTTTTATTTTTTAATGACAAGCTTGACTTCTTTATATGTCTTGGGATTGTTTTAATTTTATCCGCTGTTATTATCTGTTCACTTGACAAAGATTAG
- a CDS encoding glycosyltransferase family 4 protein: protein MLGHKRIPSREGGVEIVVSELATRMVKSDFDVTCFNRKGHHVSGADFDKTQTDEYCGVKLKSVWTLDKKGLAAMTASFSGAIRAAFGKYDVVHFHAEGPCAMLWLPKLFGKKCIATVHGLDHQRAKWGKFASWYILTGEKCAVRFADDIIVLSENVKNYFKENYNRETVFIPNGVLPAEPKEAQEITKLYGIDKDEYILFLGRLVPEKGVKYLIEAYKKLDTDKKLVIAGGTSDSGEYPEELVKLADGDSRIIFTGFIQGRVLEELYSNAYIYVLPSDLEGMPLSLLEAMSYGNCCLTSDIPECASVMGEYGITFKKSDVQELKEKLQYLCDNPQAVALFKEQASDYICNRYNWDDVTKETLKLYGADEAVAPIEEKEYEGIADK from the coding sequence ATGCTTGGGCACAAAAGAATCCCTTCCCGTGAGGGCGGTGTTGAAATCGTTGTGAGTGAGCTTGCAACGAGAATGGTAAAATCAGATTTTGATGTAACCTGTTTTAACAGAAAAGGGCACCACGTCAGCGGTGCAGACTTTGATAAAACACAAACAGATGAATATTGCGGTGTAAAGCTCAAGAGTGTATGGACTCTTGATAAAAAAGGTTTGGCAGCGATGACTGCCTCTTTTTCAGGTGCTATACGTGCTGCCTTCGGAAAATATGATGTTGTTCATTTTCACGCAGAAGGGCCTTGCGCTATGCTATGGCTTCCCAAACTGTTTGGAAAAAAATGTATAGCAACTGTCCACGGGCTTGACCACCAGAGAGCTAAGTGGGGAAAATTTGCCTCGTGGTATATACTCACAGGAGAAAAATGCGCTGTTCGTTTTGCTGATGATATTATAGTCCTCAGTGAAAACGTAAAGAATTATTTTAAAGAAAACTATAACCGTGAAACAGTTTTTATTCCCAACGGAGTGCTTCCTGCAGAGCCGAAAGAGGCGCAGGAAATTACAAAGCTGTACGGAATTGATAAAGATGAATACATTCTCTTTTTGGGAAGACTTGTTCCTGAAAAGGGTGTTAAATATTTAATAGAAGCATATAAAAAGCTTGATACAGACAAAAAGCTTGTTATTGCCGGCGGAACATCTGACAGCGGAGAATATCCGGAAGAGTTAGTCAAGCTTGCCGACGGTGATTCAAGAATAATTTTTACAGGCTTTATTCAGGGCAGAGTTCTTGAAGAACTTTACAGTAATGCCTACATATATGTATTACCTTCCGATTTGGAGGGTATGCCGCTTAGCTTGCTTGAAGCGATGAGCTACGGAAATTGCTGTCTTACGTCAGATATTCCCGAATGTGCAAGCGTTATGGGCGAATATGGAATTACCTTTAAAAAGTCAGACGTGCAGGAGCTTAAAGAAAAGCTTCAATATCTCTGCGACAATCCGCAAGCTGTTGCTCTGTTCAAGGAGCAAGCTTCTGACTATATTTGTAACAGATATAATTGGGACGACGTAACCAAAGAGACTTTGAAGCTATACGGAGCAGACGAAGCTGTTGCTCCCATAGAGGAGAAAGAATATGAAGGTATTGCTGATAAATAA
- a CDS encoding class I SAM-dependent methyltransferase, with protein MKRKDFLMYGTFSKFYDSFTDDVDYLKIADRYEKIFASLKYKPLEILDMGCGTGSLTLEMAQRGYDMTGVDISAEMLDAAIKKAQSAGDSKTLFINQDITELDLYGTVDAVVSSLDVVNHLLTKNELVSCFKGVSMFLVPKGIFIFDINTPYKFENEYADKTYVFENENATCIWQNDFDKSCGICDFYLTFFEKQEALYEKFTDSCSERMYTISEIEKALQRANMRLLKVYNESLKSLKEKDTRAIIVALNEK; from the coding sequence TTGAAAAGGAAAGATTTTTTAATGTATGGCACTTTTTCAAAGTTTTATGACAGCTTTACAGATGACGTTGATTATTTAAAAATTGCCGACAGATACGAAAAAATATTTGCAAGCTTAAAATATAAGCCCTTGGAAATTCTTGATATGGGCTGCGGTACGGGAAGTCTTACCTTGGAAATGGCGCAGCGTGGTTATGATATGACAGGGGTTGATATATCTGCCGAAATGCTCGATGCTGCTATAAAAAAAGCTCAGAGCGCAGGGGACAGTAAAACCCTTTTTATAAATCAGGATATAACCGAGCTTGATTTATACGGCACTGTTGATGCCGTTGTTTCTTCACTGGACGTTGTCAATCATTTGCTGACGAAGAATGAGCTTGTAAGCTGTTTTAAAGGTGTCAGTATGTTTCTTGTTCCCAAGGGTATTTTTATTTTTGATATAAATACACCCTATAAATTTGAAAATGAATATGCCGATAAAACGTATGTATTTGAAAATGAAAATGCCACTTGCATATGGCAAAATGATTTTGATAAAAGCTGTGGAATTTGCGATTTTTATTTAACCTTTTTTGAAAAGCAAGAAGCTCTGTACGAAAAATTTACAGATAGCTGCAGCGAAAGAATGTATACAATTTCGGAAATTGAAAAAGCTTTGCAACGTGCAAATATGAGGCTTTTAAAAGTATATAATGAGTCCCTGAAGTCCCTTAAGGAAAAGGATACACGGGCAATAATAGTAGCATTGAATGAAAAATAA
- a CDS encoding GIY-YIG nuclease family protein: MESSKGVIYILTNPSFPDYVKIGYADDIDNRLQQLNRSECIPFAFRVYATYEVNSRLSDLKIHTIIDKLNPNLRSIDNFKGQKRVREFYAMKPEDAYSILEAIAEIHGCADKLKLIPPSDEDIDAEGVAKEIVEERKARAVPFSFSLCNIPIGATLRFWKTATQETDIECTVIDNKRVEYEGTAYSLSALAAKLSNVTYAVHGPCYFKYNGEWLNDIRDRLGV, from the coding sequence ATGGAATCAAGTAAGGGTGTAATATATATCTTAACCAACCCCTCATTTCCCGATTATGTGAAGATAGGATATGCAGACGATATTGACAATAGATTACAACAGTTAAACCGAAGTGAATGCATTCCGTTTGCTTTTCGTGTTTATGCAACCTATGAAGTTAATTCCCGATTATCAGACTTAAAGATTCACACCATAATAGATAAACTAAATCCAAATTTGCGGTCCATAGATAACTTTAAAGGACAAAAGAGAGTCCGTGAATTTTATGCTATGAAGCCCGAAGATGCTTATTCTATTTTAGAAGCCATTGCAGAGATTCATGGATGTGCCGACAAATTGAAGTTGATTCCGCCTAGCGATGAAGATATAGATGCAGAAGGGGTTGCAAAAGAAATAGTTGAAGAGAGAAAGGCACGAGCCGTTCCTTTTTCGTTCTCACTTTGTAACATTCCCATTGGGGCAACTTTGCGATTTTGGAAAACCGCAACACAAGAAACCGACATTGAATGTACCGTCATTGATAACAAAAGAGTTGAATATGAAGGTACTGCTTACTCGCTTTCTGCTTTGGCAGCCAAACTCTCAAATGTTACATATGCCGTTCACGGTCCTTGCTATTTCAAGTATAACGGCGAATGGTTAAACGATATTCGTGACAGATTGGGAGTTTAA
- a CDS encoding Hsp33 family molecular chaperone HslO codes for MKDILTRALTKDGSVRAFVINSKNIVSKAFDIHKTSPVVTVALGRVLTVASIMGAMQKEENSALTLNFCGGGAAGNLVAVSDNQGNVRGYAVNPVVDLPLNSKGQLNVKAAVGVWGSMSIIRDLGNGKNYNGTVPIEYGEIAQDITDYYTKSEQIPTVCALGVSVEKDWSVKSAGGFLVQLMPNAQDETVDILEKNINKIKSVNALFEGDLTNRDILNLIFEGIDYSILSTTNPEYKCTCSQERTLRAILSLGKEELEKMADDEKIETTCHFCNKKYSFDPKEVLSLLK; via the coding sequence ATGAAGGATATTTTGACAAGAGCATTGACAAAGGACGGCTCTGTAAGAGCGTTTGTTATTAACAGCAAAAATATAGTGAGTAAGGCTTTTGATATTCATAAAACCTCTCCCGTAGTAACTGTTGCGTTGGGAAGAGTGCTTACCGTAGCATCTATTATGGGCGCTATGCAAAAGGAAGAAAATTCCGCCTTGACTCTTAATTTCTGCGGCGGCGGTGCAGCGGGAAATCTTGTAGCTGTATCGGATAATCAAGGAAACGTAAGAGGCTATGCTGTAAATCCCGTAGTTGATTTACCCTTAAACAGTAAGGGACAGCTTAATGTAAAAGCGGCTGTTGGGGTATGGGGAAGTATGTCTATTATAAGAGATTTGGGTAACGGTAAAAATTATAACGGAACTGTGCCTATCGAATACGGAGAAATTGCTCAGGATATAACCGATTACTATACAAAAAGCGAGCAGATACCTACCGTATGTGCTTTGGGTGTCAGCGTTGAAAAGGACTGGAGCGTTAAATCTGCAGGCGGTTTTCTTGTTCAGCTTATGCCAAACGCACAGGACGAAACTGTTGATATTCTTGAAAAAAACATAAATAAAATAAAATCGGTAAATGCTCTTTTTGAAGGGGATTTAACCAACAGAGATATTTTAAATCTTATTTTTGAGGGAATAGATTACAGTATTTTAAGCACTACAAATCCCGAGTATAAATGTACCTGTTCTCAGGAGCGTACATTGCGTGCCATTCTTTCCTTGGGAAAAGAGGAGCTCGAAAAAATGGCAGATGACGAAAAAATCGAAACCACCTGCCATTTCTGCAATAAAAAATATAGCTTTGACCCAAAAGAAGTACTATCTTTGCTCAAATAA